The Perca flavescens isolate YP-PL-M2 chromosome 23, PFLA_1.0, whole genome shotgun sequence genome has a window encoding:
- the slc37a3 gene encoding sugar phosphate exchanger 3 — MPPPCCGYLSQYTHHHLVVFLLTFFSYVLLHASRKTFSNVKVSISAQWTPAFQNGSAPSFSPGETWEENRLFEDEKQATLFLGALDSIFLFSYAVGLYLSGVIGDRVNLRYVLCFGLCGSAVVEFLFGTLTEWLHIYNIYLYCGLWVLNGLLQSAVWPCVVAVMGNWFGKAGRGFVFGLWSACASVGNILGAFLASSVLKYGYEYAFLVTSVVQFAGGVVVFFGLLTSPKEVGLSLESETGLSPVERDTDSHRPLMSDEEDEAEAEAYARQYQSVQQPDEPLAEAPRAIGFCQAFCLPGVLPYSLAYACLKLVNYSFFFWLPFYLSNNYGWKEAEADRLSVWYDVGGIIGGTVQGLISDCMGKRAPVLAMSLALAMGALMGYSRSPNDRVINAALLATTGFFIGGPSNMISSAISADLGRQGALRGNQEALATVTGIVDGTGSIGAAGGQYLVSLIESKLGWMYVFYFFIVMTGCSIVFIIPLLFKEVLAMWRDRQALRRQL; from the exons ATGCCTCCCCCGTGCTGTGGCTACCTGTCACAGTACACTCATCATCATCTGGTTGTCTTCCTCCTCACCTTTTTTAG CTATGTGTTGCTACATGCGTCCAGAAAGACGTTCAGTAATGTGAAAGTCAGCATCTCAGCCCAGTGGACACCGGCTTTCCAGAATGGCAGCGCACCATCTTTCTCTCCTGGCGAG ACATGGGAGGAAAATCGTCTGTTTGAGGATGAAAAGCAGGCCACTTTGTTCCTGGGAGCTCTGGACTCCATCTTCCTTTTTTCATATGCAGTG GGTCTGTATCTCAGCGGTGTGATTGGGGACAGAGTGAACCTGCGCTACGTGCTCTGCTTCGGCCTGTGTGGCTCTGCTGTAGTG gagTTTCTGTTTGGCACTCTCACCGAATGGCTCCACATCTACAACATCTATCTGTACTGTGGCCTGTGGGTGCTGAACGGCTTGCTGCAATCAGCTGTCTGGCCCTGCGTGGTGGCCGTCATGGGCAACTGGTTCGGCAAGGCGGG CCGTGGCTTTGTCTTTGGCCTGTGGAGTGCTTGTGCCTCTGTAGGCAACATCCTGGGGGCCTTCCTGGCTTCTAGTGTGCTCAAGTATGGATATGAg TATGCCTTCCTGGTGACCTCAGTGGTGCAGTTTGCCGGGGGGGTGGTGGTGTTCTTCGGCCTGCTTACCTCCCCAAAAGAAGTCG GTTTGAGCTTGGAGTCAGAGACTGGACTCAGTCCGGTGGAGAGGGACACAGACAGCCACAGGCCTTTGATGAGCGACGAGGAGGATGAGGCGGAGGCGGAGGCGTACGCCAGACAATACCAGTCAGTTCAGCAGCCGGACGAACCTCTGGCCGAGGCTCCTCGAGCCATCGGCTTCTGCCAGGCTTTCTGTCTGCCTGGCGTGCTACCT TATTCCCTGGCGTATGCGTGTCTGAAGCTGGTCAACTACTCCTTCTTCTTCTGGCTTCCTTTCTACCTGAGCAACAACTACGGCTGGAAGGAGGCCGAGGCCGACCGCCTCTCTGTGTGGTATGATGTCGGAGGAATCATCG GAGGGACCGTTCAGGGTTTGATTTCGGATTGCATGGGAAAGAGAGCCCCAGTGTTGGCCATGAGCCTGGCACTGGCGATGGGAGCCCTGATGGGATACAGCC GCTCACCGAATGACCGGGTGATAAACGCAGCGCTGTTGGCTACCACTGGCTTCTTCATCGGTGGCCCGTCTAATATGATCAGCTCTGCCATATCTGCTGACCTGGGGAGACAGGGGGCTCTGAGGGGCAATCAGGAGGCTCTGGCTACTGTCACTGGCATAGTGGACGGAACAGGAAGTATAGGAGCTGCAGGGGGACAG TACCTGGTGTCCCTGATTGAGAGCAAGCTGGGCTGGATGTATGTGTTCTACTTCTTCATCGTCATG
- the LOC114550077 gene encoding DENN domain-containing protein 2A isoform X3, with amino-acid sequence MAATKRMTSTPDCIYSTVNRVKKGCAAGERSDFHIALVEKKEAGQRREGAPKLPFTPLDNLSNQESPIMAYRRPSFNPHSNENTLLVGNKLPRSNVGKIKDKISLWEGKEPTHLPITSSSLGQCPSIKRTESLTKNSKASDEQSAESCKRVAHKEKENLGKENVAELGDSRPCSPVETGKQQKGTLKSSKPSELENREDCGRVVHKEKQNHEKENVEKLGDSRPCSPTAAVQQQVGTLRKSNERRTAEQTSQEKRAVFTLFKNLDAMRENHGRTPPELGNYFSPPSKDKQVVMGQTSAVKGKQQQQQQQENVYTEPGAPPINPVPKPQRTFEHPATAPIGKNQRLGGEQRNLPPLPSISTKTSSKPPSGVYGRPRGERGRDNVDRKSFELEDLAGSTSPLFSRSLSQEHHYEDIPDSSKENPYEDIELESQCSQQSLPSSPGADTAKTSRPGFFRQNSGRSLKLLDLRRTNQSSHSTSSGGVSSPPQLSRPSTPTGPEHTSWLPGDPYSRTCRRIPTVVLRINSIFDARIGKKHLRRIYHYAETSSGRVTDENSDSESEVEERSKAHRQRLVSVQSKLNQPSKAHYNGTNTRSSSLEQELHQRMLFEYFLVVSLQKSKAGAHYLPEVTQQFPPKLERSFKFMRETEDQLRIIPQFCFPDAKDWEPVENYPSEMFSFVLTGEDGSRRFGYCRRLLPSGKGKRLPEVYCIVSHLGCFNLFSKVLDEVERRRALSPALVQPFMRAIMEAQFPGPGRTITIKTFLPGSGTEVMELCRPSDSRLEHVDFECLFSCLSLRLLLRVLGSLLLERRVIFTADKLSTLSQCCHAVVALLYPFVWQHTYIPVLPSAMLDIVCTPTPFIVGLLSSSLPQLTELPLEEVLVVDLGKSRFLRQLDDEDSILPSKLQSALENVLERRRELANDRGDTPGDSGHLSTVVSEAFVRFFVELVGHYPLFITGEREDGYSSSSSSPVPCSFQREGFRKAIPSKTVRRFLEVFMETQMFGWFIQERELHRQALRGLFEVRVQEYLDSIHENEHRRVNRFLKGLGNKMKFLSKK; translated from the exons ATGGCGGCCACTAAGAGAATGACAAGCACGCCGGACTGCATCTACTCCACTGTCAACAG GGTAAAGAAGGGCTGTGCTGCTGGTGAGAGAAGTGATTTCCATATTGCATTAGTGGAAAAAAAGGAAGCTGGGCAAAGACGAGAGGGAGCACCAAAACTCCCCTTCACCCCATTAGACAACCTGAGCAACCAAGAGTCACCCATAATGGCATACAGGAGGCCGAGCTTTAACCCTCACAGCAATGAGAACACTCTCCTGGTGGGCAACAAGCTCCCCAGATCCAATGTAGGCAAAATAAAGGACAAGATTTCTCTGTGGGAGGGGAAGGAACCTACTCATTTACCTATTACCTCAAGTTCTTTGGGCCAGTGCCCCAGTATAAAAAGGACCGAATCGCTTACAAAAAACAGTAAAGCTTCTGATGAGCAGAGTGCAGAGAGTTGCAAGAGAGTAGCCCACAAGGAAAAGGAAAATCTTGGGAAAGAGAATGTAGCGGAACTTGGGGATTCAAGGCCTTGTTCGCCCGTTGAAACCGGGAAACAGCAAAAAGGGACGCTCAAGAGCAGCAAGCCCAGTGAGTTAGAAAACAGGGAGGATTGCGGCAGAGTTGTCCACAAGGAAAAGCAAAATCATGAGAAAGAGAATGTGGAAAAGCTCGGGGATTCAAGGCCTTGTTCTCCTACAGCAGCAGTGCAGCAGCAGGTGGGCACGTTGAGGAAAAGCAATGAAAGGAGAACAGCCGAACAAACCAGCCAGGAGAAGAGAGCTGTATTCACCCTTTTTAAAAACCTGGATGCTATGAGGGAGAACCATGGGAGAACTCCTCCGGAGCTTGGAAACTACTTCAGTCCGCCTAGCAAGGACAAACAGGTAGTTATGGGTCAAACTAGTGCAGTGAAagggaagcagcagcagcagcagcagcaggagaacGTGTACACAGAGCCAGGGGCGCCCCCCATCAACCCAGTCCCCAAACCCCAGCGTACCTTTGAGCATCCAGCTACCGCCCCCATTGGGAAGAATCAGAGGCTGGGGGGAGAGCAGAGGAACCTCCCCCCACTGCCCTCCATCTCTACGAAAACTTCTTCCAAACCTCCCTCTGGTGTGTACGGGAGACCCAGGGGTGAGAGAGGCAGAGACAACGTCGACAG GAAATCCTTTGAGTTGGAAGACCTTGCAGGGTCAACTAGCCCGCTGTTCTCTCGCTCACTGTCTCAGGAACATCACTATGAAGACATTCCAG ACTCATCCAAAGAGAACCCATATGAGGACATAGAGCTGGAGAGTCAATGCTCCCAGCAGTCTTTGCCCTCCTCTCCTGGCGCCGATACTGCCAAG ACTTCGAGGCCCGGCTTCTTTAGGCAGAATTCAGGCAGGAGCTTGAAGCTGCTGGACCTGCGGAGAACCAACCAGTCGTCCCACAGCACCAGCAGCGGGGGGGTTTCATCTCCACCCCAGCTCAGCCGTCCCTCCACTCCCACTGGGCCTGAACACACTTCCTGGCTGCCCGGGGATCCCTACAGCCGCACCTGCCGCAGGATACcaacg GTTGTACTGAGAATCAACAGCATCTTTGATGCTCGGATCGGGAAGAAACATCTACGAAGAATCTATCATTACGCTGAGACAAGCTCAGGGAGAG TAACAGATGAGAACAGTGACTCTGAGAGTGAAGTGGAAGAAAGATCTAAAG CTCATCGTCAGCGTCTCGTGTCAGTCCAGTCCAAACTGAACCAGCCAAGCAAGGCCCACTACAATGGTACCAACACCAGAAGTAGCTCTCTCGAACAGGAGCTTCACCAGCGTATGCtttttgaatattttctagttgtGTCGCTGCAGAAGTCCAAGGCGGGAGCCCACTATCTGCCCGAGGTCACACAGCAGTTCCCCCCGAAG CTGGAGCGGAGCTTCAAGTTCATGAGGGAGACGGAGGATCAGCTGAGGATCATTCCTCAGTTCTGTTTCCCTGATGCAAAAGACTGGGAGCCGGTGGAGAACTACCCAAG TGAAATGTTCTCCTTTGTTTTGACTGGAGAGGATGGAAGCAGAAGGTTTGGATACTGCCGGCGTTTACTG ccTAGTGGAAAAGGTAAACGTCTACCAGAGGTCTACTGTATTGTCAGTCACCTTGGCTGTTTCAACCTGTTCTCCAAG GTGCTGGATGAGGTGGAGAGGCGGAGGGCCTTGTCTCCGGCCCTTGTGCAGCCTTTTATGAGAGCCATCATGGAGGCTCAGTTTCCAGGTCCAGGCAGAACCATCACCATTAAAACTTTCCTCCCTGGCTCAGGCACTGAA GTGATGGAGCTCTGTCGACCCTCTGACTCGCgcctggagcatgtggactttGAGTGTCTGTTCTCCTGTCTGAGCCTTCGCCTGCTCCTCCGGGTGTTGGGGTCTCTGCTGCTGGAGCGAAGGGTCATCTTCACAGCTGACAAACTCAG TACTCTCTCCCAGTGCTGCCATGCTGTCGTGGCGCTGCTTTACCCCTTTGTATGGCAGCACACTTACATCCCTGTGCTGCCCTCGGCCATGCTCGACATCGTCTGCACTCCAACCCCGTTCATCGTTGGCCTGCTGTCCAGCTCCCTGCCCCAGCTCACTGAGCTGCCCCTGGAGGAG GTTCTGGTTGTGGATCTTGGAAAAAGTCGATTTCTCAGACAG TTGGACGATGAGGACTCCATCCTGCCTTCTAAGCTCCAATCAGCCCTGGAGAATGTtctggagaggaggagagagctcGCCAATGACAGAGGAGACACACCTGGTG ATTCTGGCCACCTTAGCACCGTTGTGTCCGAGGCCTTCGTTCGTTTCTTCGTGGAGCTGGTAGGCCACTATCCGCTCTTCATCACCGGCGAACGGGAAGACGGctactcctcctcttcttcctccccgGTGCCCTGCTCCTTTCAGCGCGAGGGTTTTCGTAAAGCGATTCCGTCCAAGACGGTGCGCCGCTTCCTGGAGGTCTTCATGGAGACCCAGATGTTCGGCTGGTTCATCCAGGAGAGAGAGCTGCATAGGCAGGCTCTGAGAG GACTGTTTGAAGTGAGGGTGCAGGAGTATCTAGACTCCATCCACGAGAATGAACACCGGAGGGTTAACAGGTTTCTCAAAGGCTTGG gaaacaaaatgaaatttcTTTCCAAGAAATAA
- the LOC114550077 gene encoding DENN domain-containing protein 2A isoform X1 — protein MNTRTLYDRRRCLVIMAATKRMTSTPDCIYSTVNRVKKGCAAGERSDFHIALVEKKEAGQRREGAPKLPFTPLDNLSNQESPIMAYRRPSFNPHSNENTLLVGNKLPRSNVGKIKDKISLWEGKEPTHLPITSSSLGQCPSIKRTESLTKNSKASDEQSAESCKRVAHKEKENLGKENVAELGDSRPCSPVETGKQQKGTLKSSKPSELENREDCGRVVHKEKQNHEKENVEKLGDSRPCSPTAAVQQQVGTLRKSNERRTAEQTSQEKRAVFTLFKNLDAMRENHGRTPPELGNYFSPPSKDKQVVMGQTSAVKGKQQQQQQQENVYTEPGAPPINPVPKPQRTFEHPATAPIGKNQRLGGEQRNLPPLPSISTKTSSKPPSGVYGRPRGERGRDNVDRKSFELEDLAGSTSPLFSRSLSQEHHYEDIPDSSKENPYEDIELESQCSQQSLPSSPGADTAKTSRPGFFRQNSGRSLKLLDLRRTNQSSHSTSSGGVSSPPQLSRPSTPTGPEHTSWLPGDPYSRTCRRIPTVVLRINSIFDARIGKKHLRRIYHYAETSSGRVTDENSDSESEVEERSKAHRQRLVSVQSKLNQPSKAHYNGTNTRSSSLEQELHQRMLFEYFLVVSLQKSKAGAHYLPEVTQQFPPKLERSFKFMRETEDQLRIIPQFCFPDAKDWEPVENYPSEMFSFVLTGEDGSRRFGYCRRLLPSGKGKRLPEVYCIVSHLGCFNLFSKVLDEVERRRALSPALVQPFMRAIMEAQFPGPGRTITIKTFLPGSGTEVMELCRPSDSRLEHVDFECLFSCLSLRLLLRVLGSLLLERRVIFTADKLSTLSQCCHAVVALLYPFVWQHTYIPVLPSAMLDIVCTPTPFIVGLLSSSLPQLTELPLEEVLVVDLGKSRFLRQLDDEDSILPSKLQSALENVLERRRELANDRGDTPGDSGHLSTVVSEAFVRFFVELVGHYPLFITGEREDGYSSSSSSPVPCSFQREGFRKAIPSKTVRRFLEVFMETQMFGWFIQERELHRQALRGLFEVRVQEYLDSIHENEHRRVNRFLKGLGNKMKFLSKK, from the exons ATGAACACAAGGACACTGTACGACAGAAGGAG GTGTTTAGTGATCATGGCGGCCACTAAGAGAATGACAAGCACGCCGGACTGCATCTACTCCACTGTCAACAG GGTAAAGAAGGGCTGTGCTGCTGGTGAGAGAAGTGATTTCCATATTGCATTAGTGGAAAAAAAGGAAGCTGGGCAAAGACGAGAGGGAGCACCAAAACTCCCCTTCACCCCATTAGACAACCTGAGCAACCAAGAGTCACCCATAATGGCATACAGGAGGCCGAGCTTTAACCCTCACAGCAATGAGAACACTCTCCTGGTGGGCAACAAGCTCCCCAGATCCAATGTAGGCAAAATAAAGGACAAGATTTCTCTGTGGGAGGGGAAGGAACCTACTCATTTACCTATTACCTCAAGTTCTTTGGGCCAGTGCCCCAGTATAAAAAGGACCGAATCGCTTACAAAAAACAGTAAAGCTTCTGATGAGCAGAGTGCAGAGAGTTGCAAGAGAGTAGCCCACAAGGAAAAGGAAAATCTTGGGAAAGAGAATGTAGCGGAACTTGGGGATTCAAGGCCTTGTTCGCCCGTTGAAACCGGGAAACAGCAAAAAGGGACGCTCAAGAGCAGCAAGCCCAGTGAGTTAGAAAACAGGGAGGATTGCGGCAGAGTTGTCCACAAGGAAAAGCAAAATCATGAGAAAGAGAATGTGGAAAAGCTCGGGGATTCAAGGCCTTGTTCTCCTACAGCAGCAGTGCAGCAGCAGGTGGGCACGTTGAGGAAAAGCAATGAAAGGAGAACAGCCGAACAAACCAGCCAGGAGAAGAGAGCTGTATTCACCCTTTTTAAAAACCTGGATGCTATGAGGGAGAACCATGGGAGAACTCCTCCGGAGCTTGGAAACTACTTCAGTCCGCCTAGCAAGGACAAACAGGTAGTTATGGGTCAAACTAGTGCAGTGAAagggaagcagcagcagcagcagcagcaggagaacGTGTACACAGAGCCAGGGGCGCCCCCCATCAACCCAGTCCCCAAACCCCAGCGTACCTTTGAGCATCCAGCTACCGCCCCCATTGGGAAGAATCAGAGGCTGGGGGGAGAGCAGAGGAACCTCCCCCCACTGCCCTCCATCTCTACGAAAACTTCTTCCAAACCTCCCTCTGGTGTGTACGGGAGACCCAGGGGTGAGAGAGGCAGAGACAACGTCGACAG GAAATCCTTTGAGTTGGAAGACCTTGCAGGGTCAACTAGCCCGCTGTTCTCTCGCTCACTGTCTCAGGAACATCACTATGAAGACATTCCAG ACTCATCCAAAGAGAACCCATATGAGGACATAGAGCTGGAGAGTCAATGCTCCCAGCAGTCTTTGCCCTCCTCTCCTGGCGCCGATACTGCCAAG ACTTCGAGGCCCGGCTTCTTTAGGCAGAATTCAGGCAGGAGCTTGAAGCTGCTGGACCTGCGGAGAACCAACCAGTCGTCCCACAGCACCAGCAGCGGGGGGGTTTCATCTCCACCCCAGCTCAGCCGTCCCTCCACTCCCACTGGGCCTGAACACACTTCCTGGCTGCCCGGGGATCCCTACAGCCGCACCTGCCGCAGGATACcaacg GTTGTACTGAGAATCAACAGCATCTTTGATGCTCGGATCGGGAAGAAACATCTACGAAGAATCTATCATTACGCTGAGACAAGCTCAGGGAGAG TAACAGATGAGAACAGTGACTCTGAGAGTGAAGTGGAAGAAAGATCTAAAG CTCATCGTCAGCGTCTCGTGTCAGTCCAGTCCAAACTGAACCAGCCAAGCAAGGCCCACTACAATGGTACCAACACCAGAAGTAGCTCTCTCGAACAGGAGCTTCACCAGCGTATGCtttttgaatattttctagttgtGTCGCTGCAGAAGTCCAAGGCGGGAGCCCACTATCTGCCCGAGGTCACACAGCAGTTCCCCCCGAAG CTGGAGCGGAGCTTCAAGTTCATGAGGGAGACGGAGGATCAGCTGAGGATCATTCCTCAGTTCTGTTTCCCTGATGCAAAAGACTGGGAGCCGGTGGAGAACTACCCAAG TGAAATGTTCTCCTTTGTTTTGACTGGAGAGGATGGAAGCAGAAGGTTTGGATACTGCCGGCGTTTACTG ccTAGTGGAAAAGGTAAACGTCTACCAGAGGTCTACTGTATTGTCAGTCACCTTGGCTGTTTCAACCTGTTCTCCAAG GTGCTGGATGAGGTGGAGAGGCGGAGGGCCTTGTCTCCGGCCCTTGTGCAGCCTTTTATGAGAGCCATCATGGAGGCTCAGTTTCCAGGTCCAGGCAGAACCATCACCATTAAAACTTTCCTCCCTGGCTCAGGCACTGAA GTGATGGAGCTCTGTCGACCCTCTGACTCGCgcctggagcatgtggactttGAGTGTCTGTTCTCCTGTCTGAGCCTTCGCCTGCTCCTCCGGGTGTTGGGGTCTCTGCTGCTGGAGCGAAGGGTCATCTTCACAGCTGACAAACTCAG TACTCTCTCCCAGTGCTGCCATGCTGTCGTGGCGCTGCTTTACCCCTTTGTATGGCAGCACACTTACATCCCTGTGCTGCCCTCGGCCATGCTCGACATCGTCTGCACTCCAACCCCGTTCATCGTTGGCCTGCTGTCCAGCTCCCTGCCCCAGCTCACTGAGCTGCCCCTGGAGGAG GTTCTGGTTGTGGATCTTGGAAAAAGTCGATTTCTCAGACAG TTGGACGATGAGGACTCCATCCTGCCTTCTAAGCTCCAATCAGCCCTGGAGAATGTtctggagaggaggagagagctcGCCAATGACAGAGGAGACACACCTGGTG ATTCTGGCCACCTTAGCACCGTTGTGTCCGAGGCCTTCGTTCGTTTCTTCGTGGAGCTGGTAGGCCACTATCCGCTCTTCATCACCGGCGAACGGGAAGACGGctactcctcctcttcttcctccccgGTGCCCTGCTCCTTTCAGCGCGAGGGTTTTCGTAAAGCGATTCCGTCCAAGACGGTGCGCCGCTTCCTGGAGGTCTTCATGGAGACCCAGATGTTCGGCTGGTTCATCCAGGAGAGAGAGCTGCATAGGCAGGCTCTGAGAG GACTGTTTGAAGTGAGGGTGCAGGAGTATCTAGACTCCATCCACGAGAATGAACACCGGAGGGTTAACAGGTTTCTCAAAGGCTTGG gaaacaaaatgaaatttcTTTCCAAGAAATAA
- the LOC114550077 gene encoding DENN domain-containing protein 2A isoform X2: MNTRTLYDRRRCLVIMAATKRMTSTPDCIYSTVNRVKKGCAAGERSDFHIALVEKKEAGQRREGAPKLPFTPLDNLSNQESPIMAYRRPSFNPHSNENTLLVGNKLPRSNVGKIKDKISLWEGKEPTHLPITSSSLGQCPSIKRTESLTKNSKASDEQSAESCKRVAHKEKENLGKENVAELGDSRPCSPVETGKQQKGTLKSSKPSELENREDCGRVVHKEKQNHEKENVEKLGDSRPCSPTAAVQQQVGTLRKSNERRTAEQTSQEKRAVFTLFKNLDAMRENHGRTPPELGNYFSPPSKDKQVVMGQTSAVKGKQQQQQQQENVYTEPGAPPINPVPKPQRTFEHPATAPIGKNQRLGGEQRNLPPLPSISTKTSSKPPSGVYGRPRGERGRDNVDRKSFELEDLAGSTSPLFSRSLSQEHHYEDIPDSSKENPYEDIELESQCSQQSLPSSPGADTAKTSRPGFFRQNSGRSLKLLDLRRTNQSSHSTSSGGVSSPPQLSRPSTPTGPEHTSWLPGDPYSRTCRRIPTVVLRINSIFDARIGKKHLRRIYHYAETSSGRDENSDSESEVEERSKAHRQRLVSVQSKLNQPSKAHYNGTNTRSSSLEQELHQRMLFEYFLVVSLQKSKAGAHYLPEVTQQFPPKLERSFKFMRETEDQLRIIPQFCFPDAKDWEPVENYPSEMFSFVLTGEDGSRRFGYCRRLLPSGKGKRLPEVYCIVSHLGCFNLFSKVLDEVERRRALSPALVQPFMRAIMEAQFPGPGRTITIKTFLPGSGTEVMELCRPSDSRLEHVDFECLFSCLSLRLLLRVLGSLLLERRVIFTADKLSTLSQCCHAVVALLYPFVWQHTYIPVLPSAMLDIVCTPTPFIVGLLSSSLPQLTELPLEEVLVVDLGKSRFLRQLDDEDSILPSKLQSALENVLERRRELANDRGDTPGDSGHLSTVVSEAFVRFFVELVGHYPLFITGEREDGYSSSSSSPVPCSFQREGFRKAIPSKTVRRFLEVFMETQMFGWFIQERELHRQALRGLFEVRVQEYLDSIHENEHRRVNRFLKGLGNKMKFLSKK, encoded by the exons ATGAACACAAGGACACTGTACGACAGAAGGAG GTGTTTAGTGATCATGGCGGCCACTAAGAGAATGACAAGCACGCCGGACTGCATCTACTCCACTGTCAACAG GGTAAAGAAGGGCTGTGCTGCTGGTGAGAGAAGTGATTTCCATATTGCATTAGTGGAAAAAAAGGAAGCTGGGCAAAGACGAGAGGGAGCACCAAAACTCCCCTTCACCCCATTAGACAACCTGAGCAACCAAGAGTCACCCATAATGGCATACAGGAGGCCGAGCTTTAACCCTCACAGCAATGAGAACACTCTCCTGGTGGGCAACAAGCTCCCCAGATCCAATGTAGGCAAAATAAAGGACAAGATTTCTCTGTGGGAGGGGAAGGAACCTACTCATTTACCTATTACCTCAAGTTCTTTGGGCCAGTGCCCCAGTATAAAAAGGACCGAATCGCTTACAAAAAACAGTAAAGCTTCTGATGAGCAGAGTGCAGAGAGTTGCAAGAGAGTAGCCCACAAGGAAAAGGAAAATCTTGGGAAAGAGAATGTAGCGGAACTTGGGGATTCAAGGCCTTGTTCGCCCGTTGAAACCGGGAAACAGCAAAAAGGGACGCTCAAGAGCAGCAAGCCCAGTGAGTTAGAAAACAGGGAGGATTGCGGCAGAGTTGTCCACAAGGAAAAGCAAAATCATGAGAAAGAGAATGTGGAAAAGCTCGGGGATTCAAGGCCTTGTTCTCCTACAGCAGCAGTGCAGCAGCAGGTGGGCACGTTGAGGAAAAGCAATGAAAGGAGAACAGCCGAACAAACCAGCCAGGAGAAGAGAGCTGTATTCACCCTTTTTAAAAACCTGGATGCTATGAGGGAGAACCATGGGAGAACTCCTCCGGAGCTTGGAAACTACTTCAGTCCGCCTAGCAAGGACAAACAGGTAGTTATGGGTCAAACTAGTGCAGTGAAagggaagcagcagcagcagcagcagcaggagaacGTGTACACAGAGCCAGGGGCGCCCCCCATCAACCCAGTCCCCAAACCCCAGCGTACCTTTGAGCATCCAGCTACCGCCCCCATTGGGAAGAATCAGAGGCTGGGGGGAGAGCAGAGGAACCTCCCCCCACTGCCCTCCATCTCTACGAAAACTTCTTCCAAACCTCCCTCTGGTGTGTACGGGAGACCCAGGGGTGAGAGAGGCAGAGACAACGTCGACAG GAAATCCTTTGAGTTGGAAGACCTTGCAGGGTCAACTAGCCCGCTGTTCTCTCGCTCACTGTCTCAGGAACATCACTATGAAGACATTCCAG ACTCATCCAAAGAGAACCCATATGAGGACATAGAGCTGGAGAGTCAATGCTCCCAGCAGTCTTTGCCCTCCTCTCCTGGCGCCGATACTGCCAAG ACTTCGAGGCCCGGCTTCTTTAGGCAGAATTCAGGCAGGAGCTTGAAGCTGCTGGACCTGCGGAGAACCAACCAGTCGTCCCACAGCACCAGCAGCGGGGGGGTTTCATCTCCACCCCAGCTCAGCCGTCCCTCCACTCCCACTGGGCCTGAACACACTTCCTGGCTGCCCGGGGATCCCTACAGCCGCACCTGCCGCAGGATACcaacg GTTGTACTGAGAATCAACAGCATCTTTGATGCTCGGATCGGGAAGAAACATCTACGAAGAATCTATCATTACGCTGAGACAAGCTCAGGGAGAG ATGAGAACAGTGACTCTGAGAGTGAAGTGGAAGAAAGATCTAAAG CTCATCGTCAGCGTCTCGTGTCAGTCCAGTCCAAACTGAACCAGCCAAGCAAGGCCCACTACAATGGTACCAACACCAGAAGTAGCTCTCTCGAACAGGAGCTTCACCAGCGTATGCtttttgaatattttctagttgtGTCGCTGCAGAAGTCCAAGGCGGGAGCCCACTATCTGCCCGAGGTCACACAGCAGTTCCCCCCGAAG CTGGAGCGGAGCTTCAAGTTCATGAGGGAGACGGAGGATCAGCTGAGGATCATTCCTCAGTTCTGTTTCCCTGATGCAAAAGACTGGGAGCCGGTGGAGAACTACCCAAG TGAAATGTTCTCCTTTGTTTTGACTGGAGAGGATGGAAGCAGAAGGTTTGGATACTGCCGGCGTTTACTG ccTAGTGGAAAAGGTAAACGTCTACCAGAGGTCTACTGTATTGTCAGTCACCTTGGCTGTTTCAACCTGTTCTCCAAG GTGCTGGATGAGGTGGAGAGGCGGAGGGCCTTGTCTCCGGCCCTTGTGCAGCCTTTTATGAGAGCCATCATGGAGGCTCAGTTTCCAGGTCCAGGCAGAACCATCACCATTAAAACTTTCCTCCCTGGCTCAGGCACTGAA GTGATGGAGCTCTGTCGACCCTCTGACTCGCgcctggagcatgtggactttGAGTGTCTGTTCTCCTGTCTGAGCCTTCGCCTGCTCCTCCGGGTGTTGGGGTCTCTGCTGCTGGAGCGAAGGGTCATCTTCACAGCTGACAAACTCAG TACTCTCTCCCAGTGCTGCCATGCTGTCGTGGCGCTGCTTTACCCCTTTGTATGGCAGCACACTTACATCCCTGTGCTGCCCTCGGCCATGCTCGACATCGTCTGCACTCCAACCCCGTTCATCGTTGGCCTGCTGTCCAGCTCCCTGCCCCAGCTCACTGAGCTGCCCCTGGAGGAG GTTCTGGTTGTGGATCTTGGAAAAAGTCGATTTCTCAGACAG TTGGACGATGAGGACTCCATCCTGCCTTCTAAGCTCCAATCAGCCCTGGAGAATGTtctggagaggaggagagagctcGCCAATGACAGAGGAGACACACCTGGTG ATTCTGGCCACCTTAGCACCGTTGTGTCCGAGGCCTTCGTTCGTTTCTTCGTGGAGCTGGTAGGCCACTATCCGCTCTTCATCACCGGCGAACGGGAAGACGGctactcctcctcttcttcctccccgGTGCCCTGCTCCTTTCAGCGCGAGGGTTTTCGTAAAGCGATTCCGTCCAAGACGGTGCGCCGCTTCCTGGAGGTCTTCATGGAGACCCAGATGTTCGGCTGGTTCATCCAGGAGAGAGAGCTGCATAGGCAGGCTCTGAGAG GACTGTTTGAAGTGAGGGTGCAGGAGTATCTAGACTCCATCCACGAGAATGAACACCGGAGGGTTAACAGGTTTCTCAAAGGCTTGG gaaacaaaatgaaatttcTTTCCAAGAAATAA